The following coding sequences lie in one Sphingobium sp. KCTC 72723 genomic window:
- a CDS encoding NlpC/P60 family protein, whose translation MEVLSDSLWQTIKPAFIRAWPKEAIVAIWSDGTWAELENVDPIPTHGFGISHKDNARLLSKRPALFLHSHPNGSAEPSDRDTEQQIATGWTWGIVAVHANLAGVTDVSYPEIWGPEKPVEPLLGRTYLWGVRDCWTLCADYYRASARILDSIPRVREPGSHHAHARGQDPFRYWPPRLGFKPVDRNDRQPGDLAIMFWDSPIANHCAIYLGEGKYLHQLSRRHSEEWTPLLEERTIEKYAMQFWRLK comes from the coding sequence ATGGAAGTCCTATCCGATAGTCTCTGGCAGACAATCAAACCTGCATTCATTCGCGCATGGCCGAAAGAGGCTATCGTTGCGATCTGGTCCGATGGCACTTGGGCTGAACTCGAAAACGTCGATCCTATTCCCACGCATGGCTTTGGCATTTCCCATAAGGATAATGCTCGCCTGCTATCGAAGCGACCAGCTCTATTCCTGCATAGCCATCCCAACGGATCGGCCGAACCAAGCGACCGGGACACAGAGCAGCAGATTGCCACCGGATGGACATGGGGCATCGTTGCTGTTCATGCCAATCTGGCAGGCGTTACCGATGTCAGTTACCCAGAAATATGGGGTCCAGAGAAGCCCGTAGAACCCCTGCTAGGGCGCACATACCTCTGGGGTGTGCGTGACTGCTGGACGCTCTGTGCGGACTATTACAGGGCATCTGCGCGCATCTTAGATAGCATCCCGCGTGTCAGGGAACCCGGCTCGCACCATGCTCATGCGCGTGGGCAAGATCCGTTTCGATATTGGCCGCCACGCTTGGGTTTCAAGCCGGTTGATAGGAACGATCGTCAGCCCGGCGACCTAGCAATAATGTTCTGGGACAGCCCAATCGCGAACCACTGCGCGATCTATTTGGGCGAAGGCAAATACCTTCATCAGCTTTCCCGACGCCATTCTGAGGAATGGACACCACTGCTTGAAGAACGAACAATCGAAAAATACGCAATGCAATTCTGGAGGCTGAAATGA
- a CDS encoding phage tail protein, producing the protein MTIRVMLHGAYKDKAPTGYKRGINIYASNAREAVAALEQLLPIRRMIETTPAEFRIGKSWKNSTSLTGQQVQESWTLPAGTTLHIGPHAGGHEITTAMLITALISTAVGIAVNMLLNLLMPAAQTKNDKRKSALYENGLNTQTEGSVLSYIAGDRVLCGSNILEADVDYSSPMNSPQSAWEAKFGGTGVFRATDALKTAMAADGKKGGGKTISNTTYSDATLRMTAALGAGEIGGIVGDTIEDKEKNILVNEVPLRDRGTGQLNYNGISWAERYGVEGQSAVPITPGVSSNFDSNIELRQTQAGGGGQFYITNTVTGPNVDGVEPNRVKARIRMNALLRTSKKGNQSTTTVQGGFDVKRQSATSWTPAGQWYVNEKSSDPFVREYSIAAPPKTVGNDRDPWMFRVYRTTPDSTDDKLNNDTVFNGWSETIDLELAYDGSGGEVPTALFSTMIDLAQFDLGSSPEIAVIVRGQKVRVPDNYDPVAKTYAGFWNGAWKYAVTSNPVWHWLEMATNPRMGCGFPETFFNKFALLNTAKYCDEQVNGRTRFTLNKQFTDEQDGWQGLIDLAQTFRAFPYHSGSEIILMQDRPQDAVDHYVNNSATADGKFKYGSAPIQDRLNEVIVEFDDPADYYRKALVVYRDQPSIDRNRALGIANNGVVSRTVYKTGCTNRQEAYDFARILVFAAQKEYTTVEFDTLLAGAGYAPGQLIEVDDWTRSGKTPTGRVAEIISPTQLRLDNPIPVKAATAYRAHMVVGNGLDTRSVTMVSSNRTTDIINVDTTDLEADTPIGIVEFSSAAVQPRVFRIKDIVEAGQGRYTVKGTLHHEGKFAFFDDNVPVDYSPWTTLNPITPTPTNLKAVPRSYTDEQLGPQNVFEVSWDAIDTTTPEGYRILLQGYSLEVRRPGSSTWEEVYRGPNNFATMRNAEPGEHVFSCRSINTLGKASPAMILRVTFEYGASDEVVYPPEFLRFD; encoded by the coding sequence ATGACCATAAGAGTCATGCTTCACGGTGCTTACAAAGACAAAGCACCAACGGGCTATAAGCGTGGGATTAATATCTACGCATCAAATGCAAGGGAAGCTGTAGCGGCACTAGAACAGCTACTTCCTATCCGACGCATGATCGAAACCACTCCCGCTGAGTTTCGCATCGGCAAATCGTGGAAGAACTCGACAAGTCTGACCGGGCAGCAAGTTCAGGAAAGCTGGACGCTGCCCGCTGGCACGACCCTGCATATCGGTCCCCATGCTGGTGGTCATGAAATCACAACGGCAATGCTCATCACCGCGCTTATCAGCACGGCGGTTGGTATTGCGGTCAATATGCTGCTCAACCTGCTCATGCCAGCAGCGCAGACCAAGAACGATAAGCGCAAGTCGGCTCTGTATGAGAATGGCCTAAACACCCAGACAGAAGGCTCCGTGCTTTCCTACATCGCTGGTGATCGCGTCCTGTGTGGATCGAACATTCTTGAGGCAGACGTAGATTATTCCAGTCCGATGAACTCCCCGCAATCTGCATGGGAGGCCAAGTTCGGCGGCACTGGCGTATTCCGTGCAACCGATGCTCTCAAAACGGCAATGGCTGCTGACGGCAAAAAGGGTGGCGGCAAGACCATCAGCAATACGACCTACAGCGATGCCACTTTGCGAATGACTGCTGCGCTCGGTGCCGGTGAAATCGGCGGCATCGTGGGTGATACGATTGAGGACAAAGAGAAGAACATTCTAGTCAACGAAGTCCCGTTGCGTGATCGCGGGACAGGCCAGCTTAATTACAATGGCATCAGTTGGGCCGAGCGCTACGGTGTCGAAGGCCAGTCGGCTGTTCCGATCACCCCCGGCGTTTCGTCCAACTTCGACAGCAATATCGAATTGCGCCAGACGCAGGCCGGTGGCGGCGGTCAGTTCTATATCACCAACACGGTTACCGGGCCGAACGTCGATGGCGTCGAACCCAATCGCGTAAAAGCGCGCATCCGAATGAACGCCCTGCTGCGCACCAGCAAAAAGGGCAACCAGTCCACGACAACAGTTCAAGGCGGCTTCGATGTAAAGCGTCAGAGCGCCACAAGCTGGACGCCTGCTGGTCAGTGGTATGTCAACGAAAAGTCCAGCGATCCTTTTGTCCGTGAATACTCGATTGCTGCTCCACCAAAGACCGTTGGCAATGACCGCGATCCTTGGATGTTCCGTGTTTACAGGACCACTCCTGACAGCACCGACGACAAGCTGAACAATGATACCGTATTCAATGGTTGGAGTGAGACGATTGATCTTGAACTAGCCTACGATGGTAGCGGCGGCGAAGTGCCGACCGCGCTGTTCTCGACCATGATCGACCTCGCGCAGTTCGATCTAGGTTCCAGCCCTGAGATTGCTGTCATCGTGCGCGGGCAGAAAGTCCGCGTTCCGGACAATTACGACCCGGTTGCGAAGACCTATGCGGGCTTCTGGAATGGTGCATGGAAATATGCCGTCACCAGCAATCCGGTATGGCACTGGCTGGAAATGGCAACAAACCCACGCATGGGTTGCGGCTTTCCCGAAACATTCTTCAATAAGTTCGCGCTGCTCAATACGGCAAAATACTGCGACGAGCAGGTCAACGGGCGCACTCGCTTTACCCTGAATAAGCAGTTCACTGACGAGCAGGATGGCTGGCAGGGCTTGATTGATCTTGCCCAGACATTCCGTGCCTTTCCATATCACAGCGGCAGTGAAATCATCCTCATGCAGGATCGTCCGCAGGACGCTGTTGACCACTACGTCAACAACTCCGCGACCGCAGACGGCAAATTCAAATATGGCAGCGCACCCATTCAGGATCGCTTGAATGAGGTGATTGTCGAGTTTGACGACCCGGCAGATTATTACCGCAAAGCGCTCGTCGTTTACCGCGACCAGCCCAGCATTGATCGCAACCGCGCCCTTGGCATCGCCAACAACGGCGTCGTGTCGCGCACGGTTTACAAGACCGGATGCACGAACAGGCAAGAGGCATACGACTTTGCGCGCATCCTCGTTTTTGCGGCCCAGAAGGAATACACAACCGTTGAATTCGACACCCTGCTTGCCGGTGCCGGATATGCGCCAGGCCAACTTATTGAGGTCGATGACTGGACGCGCTCTGGCAAGACGCCGACTGGCCGTGTCGCTGAGATCATCAGCCCTACCCAGCTTCGCCTAGACAACCCGATCCCGGTCAAAGCAGCTACGGCTTATCGCGCTCACATGGTCGTCGGCAACGGGCTTGATACGCGCTCTGTGACGATGGTGAGCAGCAACCGCACCACCGATATCATCAATGTTGATACGACCGACCTTGAAGCTGACACCCCTATCGGCATCGTGGAGTTTTCCTCTGCCGCTGTTCAGCCCCGCGTGTTCAGGATCAAGGACATTGTTGAAGCCGGTCAGGGCCGATACACCGTTAAGGGAACGCTCCATCATGAGGGCAAGTTCGCCTTCTTCGATGATAATGTCCCGGTCGACTATTCGCCGTGGACGACGCTCAATCCCATCACCCCAACGCCTACCAATCTGAAGGCTGTTCCTCGTTCCTATACGGACGAGCAGCTAGGCCCACAGAATGTCTTCGAGGTATCTTGGGATGCTATCGATACGACAACGCCTGAGGGTTATCGCATCTTGCTACAGGGTTACTCCCTTGAAGTAAGGCGTCCCGGTAGCAGCACATGGGAAGAGGTTTATCGTGGTCCGAACAACTTCGCGACCATGCGAAACGCTGAACCCGGCGAGCATGTCTTTAGCTGCCGCTCAATAAATACTCTGGGCAAAGCAAGCCCCGCAATGATCCTGCGTGTCACGTTTGAATATGGCGCATCGGACGAGGTTGTGTATCCACCAGAGTTCCTGAGGTTCGACTAA